One Anabas testudineus chromosome 15, fAnaTes1.2, whole genome shotgun sequence genomic window carries:
- the cdh5 gene encoding cadherin-5, translating into MMMAWLQLWTTGLMVTMVFSVFANIAENSGVPVVEGEKRGPVEIVRKESHPILVRKKRDWIWNSLYVEEEKPAPIPYKIGQLKSNLRVDVKIFEIAGEGANTIFKVDKKGGDLFVTSALNREEKSSYNLTARMYDGNHRLIEDSGEFVVLVTDINDNIPVFPQTYNGSIMERSMLGTKVVQVMATDADDPTTANGELRYSLTHAGDTSAFDIDSTTGLISCKTNKLDRETKSEYVVVVQAQDMRGMASGSTATTSVTITITDVNDNTAYFPQKVYTLEVREDHKLTEKIGTLGLMDRDQIQNKEPIVTIQGENSRVFNVELNPNKDANLMLRQVLDYETTNSYTFNVNVRENLQFPPDNMNTGSTTAVVNVKVLDVDEPPVFSKSIYTFTVMEEQILNNIGTVTARDPDKDNKTIWYTILDKDCPFSINPLTGQLSLLKKLDRETKATHMFQVKAQEEPSGLESFVKVNIKVQDINDCKPELMADELFVCENDKRNTVVGTVRGTDKDEQQAFFSFRLASESSNFSILDYGNGTANILVKQGPFSVDDPKDYSVDVRISDGGRPPLATVTTLQIKSCRCNSKREQIVCKAAAQKMGVSVHALVAILLCILTILVIVILFVMRKRYQKDSLATMKNSGEIHEQLVTYDEEGGGEMDTNGYDVSILTSACNDGSLLRHPDHHPLPSLYAMVQKPPHHPPPTACKGDMAAMIEVKKDEADHDRDGFPYDTLHIYGYEGPESLAGSLSSLESSSTGSNLDYDFLSEWGPRFRTLAELYGVDGPDYYHQY; encoded by the exons ATGATGGCTTGGCTCCAGCTGTGGACTACTGGACTCATGGTTACTATGGTCTTCTCCGTCTTTGCCAACATTGCCGAGAACTCTGGAGTTCCTGTTgttgaaggagagaaaagaggtcCAGTTGAGATTGTGAGGAAAGAGTCTCATCCAATCCTTGTCAGGAAGAAGAGAGATTGGATCTGGAACTCTCTGTATGTGGAGGAAGAGAAACCTGCACCCATCCCCTACAAGATCGGACAA CTGAAGTCAAACCTGAGAGTGGATGTGAAGATATTTGAAATAGCAGGTGAAGGAGCAAACACCATCTTTAAAGTGGATAAGAAAGGAGGAGACCTGTTTGTAACCAGCGCTCTGAACCGAGAGGAGAAGAGCTCATACAATTTGACTGCCAGGATGTATGATGGCAATCACAGGCTGATAGAGGATTCGGGAGAATTTGTTGTTCTGGTGACGGATATCAATGACAACATCCCAGTTTTCCCCCAAACATACAATGGATCCATAATGGAGAGGTCAATGTTAG GAACTAAAGTAGTCCAGGTAATGGCAACAGACGCAGATGACCCCACCACTGCTAATGGAGAGCTCAGGTATTCTTTGACCCATGCTGGAGACACTTCAGCCTTCGATATCGACAGCACCACAG GTTTGATCAGCTGCAAGACAAACAAACTGGACCGGGAAACCAAGAGTGAGTATGTGGTTGTGGTCCAAGCTCAGGACATGAGAGGAATGGCCTCTGGGAGCACAGCCACCACCTCtgtcaccatcaccatcacagaTGTCAATGACAACACAGCGTATTTCCCTCAAA AGGTATATACACTGGAGGTTCGAGAGGACCACAAGTTGACAGAGAAGATCGGAACTCTGGGGCTGATGGACAGAGATCAGATTCAAAACAAAGAACCCATCGTCACCATTCAAGgtgaaaacagcagagtgtTTAATGTTGAACTCAATCCTAACAAGGACGCCAACCTCATGCTCAGACAG GTTCTGGACTACGAGACAACTAACAGCTACACTTTCAACGTCAATGTCCGAGAAAACCTACAGTTTCCTCCTGACAACATGAACACAGGTTCCACCACAGCTGTG GTAAACGTTAAGGTGTTAGATGTGGATGAGCCCCCAGTTTTCTCCAAATCCATCTACACATTCACTGTGATGGAAGAACAGATTTTGAACAACATAGGAACCGTCACAGCTAGGGATCCTGACAAAGACAACAAGACCATATG GTACACCATATTAGACAAGGACTGTCCTTTCAGTATCAACCCTCTCACAGGTCAGCTGTCTCTCCTGAAGAAACTGGATAGAGAGACGAAGGCCACACACATGTTTCAAGTTAAGGCACAGGAGGAGCCAAGTG GTTTGGAGTCATTTGTTAAAGTTAACATTAAAGTTCAAGACATCAATGACTGCAAGCCCGAGCTGATGGCAGATGAACTCTTCGTCTGTGAGAACGACAAGAGAAATACA GTCGTAGGAACCGTGAGAGGGACAGATAAAGACGAACAGCaggctttcttttctttcaggcTGGCCAGTGAGAGCTCCAACTTCTCCATCCTAGACTACGGCa aCGGCACAGCCAACATCTTGGTGAAACAGGGCCCGTTCAGCGTGGATGACCCCAAGGATTACAGCGTGGATGTGCGCATCAGTGATGGAGGACGGCCCCCCCTGGCCACTGTCACCACACTTCAAATTAAG TCATGTCGGTGTAATTCCAAGCGAGAGCAAATAGTGTGTAAAGCGGCTGCACAGAAGATGGGTGTGAGCGTTCACGCCCTGGTAGCCATTCTACTCTGCATACTGACCATATTGG tcatAGTGATTCTGTTTGTGATGAGGAAACGCTACCAGAAGGACTCTCTGGCCACCATGAAGAACAGCGGGGAGATCCATGAGCAGCTGGTCACATATGacgaggagggaggaggggagatgGACACTAACGG CTATGATGTCTCGATCCTCACTTCTGCTTGCAATGATGGCTCCCTGCTCCGCCACCCGGATCACCATCCCCTTCCTTCCCTTTATGCCATGGTCCAGAAGCCCCCTCACCACCCTCCACCCACTGCATGCAAGGGCGACATGGCTGCAATGATCGAGGTGAAGAAAGATGAGGCAGACCACGACAGAGACGGTTTCCCGTATGACACTCTCCACATCTACGGCTACGAGGGACCGGAGTCTTTAGCCGGAAGTCTGAGCTCTCTGGAAAGTTCCTCCACTGGATCGAACTTGGATTACGACTTCCTGAGTGAATGGGGGCCGAGGTTCAGGACCTTGGCTGAGCTGTATGGAGTGGATGGACCTGACTACTACCACCAATACTGA